A genomic region of Sebaldella sp. S0638 contains the following coding sequences:
- a CDS encoding DeoR/GlpR family DNA-binding transcription regulator → MFIEERHEVILDMLNKEGKVNVKDLSKTFNISESMIRKDLQSLEKNGKLKRTYGGAIQVERTLVDEEDFIITRVHRNREAKTEIAYKALDLIQDDDIIFLDISSTSYLLAKMLVNSNKNITVITNMPLLASMIKSTNEQKFIFIGGDYNTLAGGNIGSQAIEQISKYRCGKCFIGCIGINLDDGSLTALNSEDSHTKKAIMDISKESYLFAPSMYFKQDGLFNFANLIDFKGVITEVKPDDKTISALNQYGVELI, encoded by the coding sequence ATGTTTATAGAAGAACGCCATGAAGTAATTCTTGATATGCTTAATAAAGAAGGAAAAGTAAATGTTAAGGATCTGAGCAAAACTTTTAATATAAGTGAGAGTATGATCAGAAAAGACCTTCAGTCTCTGGAAAAAAACGGAAAGCTCAAACGTACGTACGGAGGAGCTATTCAGGTCGAACGCACACTGGTGGATGAGGAAGATTTTATAATAACAAGGGTTCACCGGAATAGAGAGGCTAAGACAGAGATAGCTTATAAGGCACTTGACCTGATACAGGATGATGATATTATTTTTCTTGATATTTCCAGCACTTCGTATCTGCTTGCCAAAATGCTGGTTAACAGCAACAAAAATATTACTGTTATTACAAATATGCCTTTGCTTGCTTCAATGATAAAGTCCACGAACGAACAGAAATTTATCTTTATCGGAGGGGACTATAATACTCTTGCCGGAGGAAATATAGGCTCTCAGGCAATAGAGCAGATCAGTAAGTACCGCTGCGGAAAGTGTTTTATAGGGTGCATAGGAATAAATCTGGATGACGGAAGTCTTACAGCACTGAATTCTGAGGATTCACACACTAAAAAAGCAATTATGGACATATCGAAAGAATCTTATCTTTTTGCTCCGAGTATGTATTTTAAACAGGACGGATTATTTAATTTTGCTAACCTTATAGACTTCAAAGGGGTAATTACAGAAGTGAAGCCTGACGATAAGACTATATCGGCACTTAATCAGTATGGAGTAGAATTAATCTAG
- a CDS encoding DUF1349 domain-containing protein, whose product MENINAESGFWINEPKKFTVSNEKIIIITEEKTDFWQRTHYGFRNDNAPAFLFSTDKETFSFVVKSAFDSKELYDQCGLIIYQNSDNWFKASIEYENGIYQRLGSVVTNNGYSDWATTDIDADINEMYYRLSRKGKDFCLENSIDGVSFKQMRIFHLFEAENEVNIGIYACSPSNSSFEAVFTEIGLYESIWK is encoded by the coding sequence ATGGAAAATATAAATGCGGAAAGCGGTTTTTGGATCAATGAACCAAAAAAATTCACGGTGTCAAATGAAAAGATAATTATAATAACAGAAGAAAAAACAGATTTTTGGCAGAGAACTCATTACGGTTTCAGAAATGATAATGCACCGGCATTTCTTTTCAGTACTGATAAAGAGACTTTTTCATTTGTCGTAAAAAGTGCTTTTGATTCAAAAGAGCTTTATGACCAATGCGGGCTTATCATTTATCAAAACAGTGATAACTGGTTCAAGGCATCTATAGAGTATGAAAACGGGATTTATCAAAGACTGGGAAGTGTCGTGACTAATAATGGCTATTCAGACTGGGCAACAACTGATATTGATGCAGATATAAATGAAATGTACTATCGTCTGAGCCGTAAAGGAAAGGATTTTTGTCTGGAAAATTCCATAGATGGTGTGAGCTTTAAGCAAATGAGAATATTTCATCTGTTTGAAGCGGAAAATGAAGTAAATATTGGTATATATGCGTGTAGTCCGTCAAATTCATCATTTGAAGCAGTATTCACGGAAATAGGTCTCTATGAATCAATTTGGAAATAA
- a CDS encoding YccF domain-containing protein: MNALLNIIWIFFGGLSLALGWVFSGILCIVFIVTIPFSGACFELAGLTLAPFGKEVVERQHLNNAVDPKPIASTLWIIFSGIWLYIGYLISGGIMMCTVIGIPLGLQCFKIAKVSLNPYKYTLIDSKVLNMMNNR; encoded by the coding sequence ATGAACGCATTATTAAATATTATATGGATATTTTTCGGTGGTCTTAGTTTAGCACTGGGATGGGTTTTTTCCGGAATTTTATGCATAGTTTTTATTGTTACTATTCCATTTTCAGGAGCATGTTTTGAACTGGCAGGACTTACACTGGCACCTTTCGGAAAAGAAGTCGTAGAACGACAGCACCTGAATAATGCCGTAGATCCAAAGCCGATCGCAAGTACACTTTGGATAATTTTTTCAGGAATATGGCTTTATATAGGATATTTGATATCAGGAGGAATCATGATGTGTACAGTAATAGGAATACCCCTTGGGCTGCAGTGTTTTAAGATCGCAAAAGTGAGTCTGAATCCTTATAAATATACTTTGATAGACAGTAAAGTTCTGAATATGATGAATAACAGATAA
- a CDS encoding SNF2-related protein, whose translation MLNYSDIKKFASNKAVFSRGESYFSSGRISCLKSTDNFGLNWESRVIGENSVYDVAVGLDKNSNIIDYRCHCSCAAFKQFSGACKHIVAVLIKLRDLQENSLILPEQENNFIFRSEESVPEAETEKYEDVDIENMLDRLFTDKAKNTNKKADKNKSDSTNIRAVELLMDDYKTLEKSNYNKELLEISFELTLTKFDPYLEYKVGYLNKHKYVVKDVNFFTTALRRNSIFELGKNLTCDFKKDQFDENSKKIINFLFYCADKERNLKNIIKGNFFNSYLYSGKKQFLLPEDLRKLFDLYENEEINIKTDTASHAKSKAVTVKTGLPKIDFYLSRENDQLILNTDGEKIWDFDTLANSGIYIQGNTAYLTDENDNKFLRPLFKINQLDISDFKIPKNNEDIFINNVIPNIVNKSNFYLPKSLVYEENYSKLETKVYIETHAQHLMIRIHFCYGDSAFSLDGTPLTNEDKIQKIDHSKESEIIEFFRRYRLNYEDRTENTEAHFIMNIEQDIYDFLFQGIDELKNIATVYADKKIESSRNKKNFSMNVSLEDDYLNINFEIEDMTPEEMEELYHSYRIKKQFYRLKNGSFVNFEDEKLKKQLDSIEKIFPENSKFSSKISIPQYKSFYIDLLGTEYFNDKYTKSESLEKYIKKIKKINVEKYDDSLLENVKLRDYQRFGIQWLESLSQINLGGILADDMGLGKTLQVIALLTKTKLSSPALIIVPKTLLYNWEEEFKKFSPNLKLLIVEGSISMRKKLLKKAEDYDIIITSYSLFRSDIDIYEKYTFSFCFLDEAQHIKNPGINLTKAIKSVNARHRFALTGTPIENNLSELWSIFDFIMPGYLGSHGYFSKNFMTPIMKQNDKSALEALSFHIKPFILRRIKKDVLLELPPKIETTQLCELDTDQKKLYQSQLEVAKKEIENEIKNEKLSKSQIKIFSLLTRLRQICCHPKLFIDNYSHSSGKFETLFELFDDLISGNHKTLVFSQFTTMLKLISGELKKKGIEHYYLDGSMKARDRLELVNSFNAGDTPIFLISLKAGGTGLNLTSSDTVIHVDPWWNPSVENQASDRSHRIGQKNSVQVIKLITKGTIEEKIMKLQNKKKKLIDNVLTSEGSLINTLSEEDIRNLFDI comes from the coding sequence ACTGGGAAAGCAGAGTAATCGGCGAAAATTCTGTCTATGATGTAGCTGTGGGACTAGATAAAAATTCCAATATTATAGACTATCGCTGCCACTGTTCCTGTGCTGCCTTTAAGCAGTTCAGCGGTGCCTGCAAGCATATTGTGGCTGTTCTTATTAAGTTAAGAGATCTTCAGGAAAACAGCCTGATACTTCCCGAACAGGAAAATAATTTTATTTTTCGCTCCGAAGAGTCTGTACCTGAGGCTGAAACTGAAAAATACGAAGATGTTGACATAGAAAATATGCTCGACAGACTTTTTACAGATAAAGCAAAAAATACTAACAAAAAAGCAGATAAAAATAAGTCTGACAGTACCAATATAAGAGCCGTGGAACTCCTGATGGATGACTACAAAACTCTTGAAAAAAGCAATTATAACAAAGAGCTTCTTGAAATATCATTTGAGCTTACCCTTACTAAGTTTGACCCCTATCTGGAATATAAAGTAGGATATTTGAACAAACATAAGTATGTAGTAAAAGATGTTAATTTCTTTACCACTGCCCTGAGAAGAAACAGTATTTTCGAACTGGGGAAAAATCTTACATGCGATTTCAAAAAAGACCAGTTTGATGAAAATTCAAAAAAGATTATTAATTTTCTATTTTACTGCGCTGACAAAGAAAGGAATTTAAAAAATATCATAAAAGGAAATTTTTTCAATTCTTATCTCTACAGCGGAAAAAAGCAGTTTTTACTTCCAGAAGACCTGAGAAAGCTTTTTGATCTTTATGAAAATGAGGAAATTAATATCAAGACAGACACTGCTTCTCATGCTAAAAGTAAAGCTGTCACTGTAAAAACGGGTCTTCCGAAAATTGACTTTTATCTTTCCAGAGAAAACGACCAGCTGATTCTGAACACTGACGGTGAAAAGATCTGGGATTTTGATACTCTTGCTAATTCAGGTATATACATTCAGGGAAATACTGCATATCTTACAGATGAAAATGATAATAAATTTTTAAGACCGCTTTTCAAAATAAACCAGCTGGATATCAGCGATTTTAAAATACCCAAAAATAACGAAGACATATTTATTAATAATGTCATCCCTAATATTGTAAATAAAAGTAATTTTTATCTTCCAAAATCACTTGTATATGAGGAGAACTATTCCAAACTGGAAACAAAGGTCTATATAGAAACACATGCACAGCATTTAATGATACGAATTCACTTCTGTTACGGCGATTCTGCTTTTTCTCTTGACGGTACCCCGCTGACAAACGAAGATAAGATTCAGAAAATCGATCATTCAAAAGAAAGTGAAATAATAGAATTTTTCCGCAGATACAGGTTAAATTATGAAGACAGGACAGAAAATACCGAAGCTCACTTTATTATGAATATTGAACAGGATATATATGACTTTTTATTTCAGGGAATAGATGAATTGAAAAATATAGCTACTGTTTACGCTGATAAAAAAATTGAATCTTCCAGAAATAAGAAAAATTTTTCTATGAATGTATCACTGGAAGATGATTATCTGAATATAAACTTTGAAATAGAAGATATGACACCGGAAGAAATGGAAGAACTTTATCACAGCTACAGAATCAAAAAACAGTTTTACCGACTGAAAAACGGAAGTTTCGTAAACTTTGAAGATGAAAAACTAAAAAAACAGCTTGATTCCATAGAAAAAATTTTCCCGGAAAATTCCAAATTTTCTTCAAAAATATCAATTCCCCAGTATAAATCTTTTTATATAGATCTGTTAGGAACTGAATATTTTAATGATAAATACACAAAAAGCGAGAGCCTTGAAAAATATATCAAAAAAATCAAAAAAATAAATGTTGAAAAATATGATGATTCACTGCTGGAAAATGTAAAACTGCGTGATTATCAAAGATTCGGCATCCAATGGCTGGAATCTCTCTCCCAGATAAATCTTGGCGGAATACTTGCTGATGACATGGGACTGGGAAAAACATTGCAGGTCATTGCATTGCTTACGAAAACAAAGCTTTCTTCACCTGCGCTTATTATAGTTCCGAAAACGCTTTTATATAACTGGGAAGAAGAGTTCAAAAAATTCTCCCCTAACCTGAAACTGTTAATTGTGGAAGGTTCTATCTCAATGAGAAAAAAACTTCTGAAAAAAGCTGAGGACTATGATATTATAATCACTTCTTACTCGCTTTTCAGAAGTGATATTGATATATACGAAAAATATACGTTTAGTTTCTGCTTTCTTGATGAAGCACAACATATTAAGAATCCGGGCATTAATCTTACCAAAGCCATAAAATCCGTTAATGCCAGACACCGGTTTGCCCTTACAGGAACCCCTATAGAAAATAACCTCAGCGAGCTTTGGTCTATATTTGACTTTATTATGCCGGGATATCTCGGAAGCCACGGATATTTCTCGAAAAACTTTATGACACCTATTATGAAGCAGAATGATAAATCTGCTCTGGAAGCATTAAGTTTTCACATAAAACCTTTTATCTTAAGACGTATAAAAAAAGATGTGCTTTTGGAACTTCCGCCGAAAATAGAAACAACACAGCTTTGTGAACTAGATACAGATCAGAAAAAACTTTATCAGTCACAGCTGGAAGTTGCCAAAAAAGAAATTGAAAATGAAATAAAAAACGAAAAATTAAGCAAAAGCCAGATAAAAATATTCTCTTTGCTTACAAGACTCAGACAAATATGCTGTCACCCAAAGCTTTTTATTGATAATTATTCACACAGCAGCGGAAAATTCGAGACTCTTTTTGAGCTTTTTGATGACCTGATCTCAGGTAATCATAAAACTCTGGTCTTCTCACAGTTTACCACTATGTTAAAGCTGATATCCGGTGAATTGAAGAAAAAAGGAATTGAACATTATTATCTTGACGGAAGCATGAAAGCCCGTGACAGACTTGAACTTGTTAATTCATTTAACGCTGGAGATACCCCGATATTCCTTATATCGCTGAAAGCCGGAGGAACAGGGCTGAATCTTACGAGTTCCGATACTGTAATACATGTCGATCCATGGTGGAACCCAAGTGTGGAAAACCAAGCCTCGGACAGATCACACAGAATCGGACAGAAAAACAGCGTACAGGTTATTAAATTAATTACTAAAGGAACTATTGAGGAAAAAATCATGAAACTTCAGAATAAAAAGAAAAAATTAATTGATAATGTTCTTACAAGTGAGGGGAGCCTTATAAATACTCTTTCAGAGGAAGATATCAGAAATCTCTTTGATATTTAA